In Pseudopipra pipra isolate bDixPip1 chromosome 5, bDixPip1.hap1, whole genome shotgun sequence, the following proteins share a genomic window:
- the E2F7 gene encoding transcription factor E2F7, which yields MEVSVLALRDLASVRPGRRGRAEAAQKENIFDRSRMAPKTPIKNEPIDLSKQKACTPERNPITPVKIIDRPQPDPWTPTANLKMLVSAASPDMRDREKKKELFRPIENSEQSDTPDSLQYDIVDDTTVDEFEKQRPSRKQKSLGLLCQKFLARYPNYPLSTEKTTISLDEVASVLGVERRRIYDIVNVLESLHLVSRVAKNQYCWHGRHNLSQTLKMLQEAGELQYGEVMTFQHKEQDLEYKFGERKKETIPHSQDRPLLDFSEPDCSSASANSRKDKSLRIMSQKFVMLFLVSKTKIVTLDIAAKILIEETQDTVDHSKFKTKVRRLYDIANVLTSLGLIKKVHVTEERGRKPAFKWIGPVEFSGKTDELRGHSPTSDSLPGTERGACAQYQICSTGKQRFTRHASFNGAQPFEGTRRKVSSEPNSPHQERQDGIVNSDEYCSKMINLAAVCRQKIEEDTRNKACGTETILNSARNSSITSPFSLIPVPGDSDFCVNPLPQAVFPVVQTEVPSLSLPIGISSQAPHPSMPAASKTENGKATLIPSQPFLCFPSSSLFMLCGGLLENNLSETLPTAGDKGDRSAEAQPAVPSAVCKKHSSHKCTSPSSPADDEEPPAKKQTMEQSDLPLSLVVPKKPFESPRAESTPGNGCPSAVHLETYRLDLASPAAPEAASKESLDCQEQQKRSQNTDPDEPPPGNEHISKENANQPFQPQYLYFQPATGLSSFNFLFSANQAPGAISLASNQLPSLSVPCVMVPSAALGSFPLVCSPSFTSPLSPVPDGSFSAGASMNCSMSSLASTTPVFISTTAVVTPKVSPAPSVDLQQPAHPALHLSPVLTRSCSAVKLDSPMCVGHPVTLLKLQQPSSTPLTPKSIRPAHHEAFFKTPGSLGDPVAWKKNEGNQIRNASSVQRRLEISGTSPD from the exons ATGGAGGTGAGCGTCCTGGCGCTGCGGGATCTGGCGAGCGTccggccggggcggcggggccgcgccgaaGCGGCCCAGAAG gAAAACATATTTGATCGATCCAGGATGGCCCCAAAGACTCCAATTAAGAATGAACCAATTGATCTATCGAAGCAAAAAGCCTGCACGCCGGAAAGAAATCCAATTACACCTGTTAAGATCATTGACAGACCTCAGCCTGATCCCTGGACCCCTACTGCTAACCTGAAGATGCTTGTTAGTGCTGCTAGCCCTGACATGAGggacagagagaagaaaaaagagctcTTCAGACCCATAGAAAACAGTGAGCAGAGTGACACGCCGGATTCATTACAG taTGATATAGTAGACGACACCACGGTTGATGAATTTGAAAAGCAGAGGcccagcagaaaacagaaaagcttaGGACTTTTGTGCCAAAAGTTTCTAGCTCGCTATCCAAATTATCCATTGTCAACAGAGAAAACTACCATTTCTTTGGATGAAGTGGCTTCAGTTCTTG GAGTTGAACGGAGACGAATTTATGATATAGTGAATGTCCTGGAGTCATTGCACTTGGTTAGCCGTGTGGCCAAGAACCAGTACTGTTGGCATGGCCGGCACAACCTCAGCCAAACTCTGAAAATGCTTCAGGaagcaggagagctgcagtaTGGAGAGGTAATGACCTTCCAGCACAAGGAGCAGGACTTAGAGTACAAATTTGGAGAACGGAAAAAGGAAACTATTCCTCATTCCCAAGACAGACCATTACTGGACTTTTCAGAACCAGATTGCAGCTCTG CATCTGCAAACAGCAGAAAGGACAAGTCATTGCGGATTATGAGCCAAAAGTTTGTCATGCTGTTCCTTGTCTCCAAGACCAAGATAGTCACTCTGGACATCGCAGCAAAGATACTGATAGAAGAAACCCAGGATACAGTGGACCACAGCAAATTTAAAA CAAAGGTACGAAGACTGTATGATATTGCCAACGTTCTCACCAGCCTAGGCTTGATCAAGAAAGTTCACGTCACTGAGGAACGAGGACGCAAACCAGCCTTCAAGTGGATTGGGCCTGTGGAATTCTCTGGAAAGACTG ATGAGCTGAGAGGGCATAGCCCAACATCTGATTCTCTGCCAGGGACAGAGAGAGGAGCCTGTGCCCAGTATCAGATCTGTTCTACTGGAAAGCAAAGGTTTACGCGTCACGCTTCATTTAATGGTGCACAGCCTTTTGAAGGGACCAGAAGGAAGGTCAGCTCTGAGCCCAACAGCCCACATCAAGAGAGGCAAG ACGGTATTGTGAATTCAGATGAATATTGTTCCAAAATGATAAATCTAGCAGCTGTCTGCAGGCAGAAAATAGAGGAAGATACTAG gaataaaGCTTGTGGCACAGAAACTATACTAAATTCAGCAAGGAACTCAAGCATAACCTCACCTTTCTCCCTTATTCCGGTTCCTGGGGACTCTGATTTTTGTGTTAACCCTTTGCCTCAGGCTGTTTTCCCTGTGGTTCAGACAGAGGTGCCAAGCCTCTCACTACCAATTGGCATCAGCAGCCAAGCTCCACATCCTTCCATGCCTGCAGcttccaaaacagaaaatggaaaagctACCCTGATTCCCAGCCAACCCTTCTTGTGCTTCCCATCTTCATCCCTTTTTATGTTGTGTGGTGGTCTTCTGGAAAATAACTTGAGCGAGACCCTCCCCACTGCAGGAGACAAGGGAGACAGGAGTGCCGAAGCTCAGCCTGCTGTACCTTCAGCTGTCTGCAAAAAACACAGCTCCCACAAGTGCACATCACCCTCGTCACCTGCAGATGATGAAGAGCCACCTGCTAAAAAGCAGACTATGGAGCAGAGTGATCTGCCCCTCTCACTTGTAGTACCCAAG aaGCCTTTTGAGTCACCCAGGGCTGAATCTACCCCAGGAAATGGCTGTCCCTCTGCTGTACATCTAGAAACTTATCGTCTTGACCTCGCaagtcctgctgctccagaggctGCAAGCAAGGAGTCTTTAGATTGTCAGGAGCAACAAAAACGATCTCAGAACACAGACCCTGATGAACCCCCTCCAGGAAATGAGCATATCTCTAAAGAAAATGCCAATCAACCTTTCCAACCAcaatatctttattttcagcCTGCCACTG GATTAAGCAGTTTTAATTTCCTGTTCTCTGCAAACCAAGCCCCTGGTGCCATAAGCCTGGCTTCGAACCAGTTACCTTCTCTGAGTGTACCCTGTGTCATGGTGCCATCGGCAGCCTTGGGTTCCTTCCCTCTCGTCTGTTCTCCCTCATTCACCAGTCCTCTTTCCCCAGTTCCTGATGGTTCATTCTCAGCTGGTGCCTCCATGAATTGCAGTATGTCCAGCCTGGCATCAACAACCCCTGTTTTTATAAGCACCACAGCAGTGGTCACCCCCAAGGTCTCACCTGCCCCTTCTGTGGATCTACAGCAACCAGCTCACCCTGCTCTTCACCTGAGTCCTGTGCTTACAAGATCTTGCAGTGCTGTTAAACTGGACTCCCCCATGTGTGTGGGGCACCCAGTGACCCTTCTGAAGCTGCAGCAG CCTTCATCAACTCCCCTCACTCCCAAGAGCATTCGTCCTGCACATCATGAAGCATTTTTCAAAACTCCTGGAAGTCTTGGAGACCCTGTggcatggaagaaaaatgaaggcaACCAGATCAGAAATGCCAGCTCTGTGCAGAGGAGACTGGAAATCTCTGGTACCAGCCCTGACTAA